From the genome of Nicotiana sylvestris chromosome 2, ASM39365v2, whole genome shotgun sequence, one region includes:
- the LOC104240339 gene encoding uncharacterized protein isoform X2, translating into MSDQGDKACPLCAEEMDLTDQQLKPCKCGYEICVWCWHHIMDMAEKDNTDGRCPACRTPYNKEKIVGMAAKCDKVVAEMSTEKRLSSRKGKSKTADSRKQLSNVRVVQRNLVYVMGLPLSLADEDLLQQKEYFSKYGKVLKVSMSRTAAGAIQQFANNTCSVYITYSKEEEAILCIQSVHGFVLDGRPLRACFGTTKYCHAWLRNVPCINPDCLYLHEIGSQEDSFTKDEVISAYTRVQQIAGAINSTQQRSGSMLPSPAEEYCSHSSAASGKPISKNAATNSVPNVRGSPPNSSSGRSAALPAGALWGTRASNNQRPPASVPCYNGPLNKKPETCNPAAFSTAVGSTSQVSLLPAHAGKEAVHTLENGTTEEKGNIETLEPVKQYAGADPRTYTSENLSLLVPPASSSINTQLHNVPSLKDKHKHIMPNSTTKAFDISVMSNGPGFAKDSNDTTDIKIQNICSDMSSLSIDRHKKSQRSYIEQCREPLPSEMTGESVVSADEICISKEKSDLRFDAHTKVIQVATPEMEDDLLSFNEQRHRDPEVIIEKVYSPNLSLSLRSPAQPSGYSPQLTNGGGPVKKANMQLYRRTYSVSQASTIESSTNGYLGNLSNCVADLRTINGSYYPLPNEGKRMHVEKFEGEAPSEIYSTKVDNGESSIISNILSLDFDPWNASLTSPQNLAKLLGETDNQQGSLRVSSSRKLTSNQSRFSFAREEEPASPSADCQPSLSYIEQNFSHFAHGHDFSNSRSYQLENIGTRNGFSVANNEESVGYGNSFSHLSSNKLSVSRPQMSAPPGFSAPNRAPPPGFTSHYERMEHNFDSLHGSHLLDTSSLHNQYQAPPVGNVSNGDIEFMDPAILAVGKGRIPSGFDLSSLDMSSGFSPQLSTLENERRLQLLMQRSLTPQQNKRFADMGDNFSPYSDAYGISSRVVEQTLASNQFPFDGISPRVMEKTMPSNQSSFDGISSRVLEQALSNNQPPFSQLSHPQTMNSVMSNGHWDGWNGVQSGNNSGVAELLRTENVGLNKFFTGYEDPKFHMPNSGTLYNRTFGM; encoded by the exons ATGAGCGACCAGGGAGATAAGGCATGTCCTCTCTGTGCTGAGGAGATGGACTTGACAGATCAGCAGTTGAAGCCTTGCAAGTGCGGATATGAG ATATGTGTCTGGTGCTGGCATCACATTATGGATATGGCTGAGAAGGATAATACAGATGGGCGGTGTCCAGCATGTCGCACTCCTTATAACAAGGAAAAGATTGTTGGCATGGCAGCTAAATGTGATAA GGTAGTGGCTGAGATGAGCACTGAAAAAAGATTGTCGTCTCGCAAGGGAAAAAGTAAAACAGCAGATTCTAGGAAGCAACTCAGCAATGTGCGAGTCGTTCAAAGAAATCTTGTTTATGTTATGGGGTTGCCTCTCAGTCTAGCTGATGAAGAT CTTCTACAGCAGAAAGAGTATTTTTCGAAGTATGGGAAGGTTCTGAAGGTGTCTATGTCTCGTACAGCTGCTGGTGCTATTCAACAATTTGCAAATAATACTTGTAGTGT ATATATTACCTATTCAAAGGAGGAGGAAGCAATTCTGTGTATTCAGTCTGTACATGGGTTTGTTTTAGATGGTAGGCCTCTAAG AGCTTGCTTTGGAACCACAAAATACTGTCACGCTTGGTTGAGAAATGTG CCCTGTATCAATCCTGATTGTTTATACTTGCACGAGATTGGGTCACAAGAGGATAGCTTTACTAAAGACGAAGTCATATCTGCTTACACAAG AGTTCAACAAATTGCTGGGGCCATTAATAGTACGCAACAGCGATCAGGGAGTATGTtaccatccccagcagaggaGTACTGCAGTCACAGCTCTGCTGCTTCAGGGAAACCTATTAGTAAAAATGCTGCTACT AATTCAGTACCCAATGTTAGAGGCTCACCACCAAATAGTAGCTCTGGTAGATCCGCTGCTCTTCCTGCTGGAGCTTTATG GGGAACACGTGCATCAAATAATCAGCGGCCACCTGCCAGTGTACCATGTTATAATGGACCTCTTAATAAGAAGCCGGAGACATGTAATCCAGCAGCGTTTTCTACAGCTGTTGGAAGCACAAGTCAGGTTTCTTTACTGCCTGCTCATGCAGGAAAAGAAGCAGTTCATACTTTAGAAAATGGAACTACTGAAGAGAAAGGGAACATAGAGACTTTAGAACCTGTTAAGCAGTACGCAGGAGCAGATCCTCGAACCTATACTTCTGAGAACCTCTCTCTTCTGGTACCTCCTGCTTCGTCATCTATAAACACTCAGTTACATAATGTTCCGTCATTAAAGGACAAACATAAACATATAATGCCAAACAGTACCACAAAAGCCTTTGATATTTCTGTAATGTCTAATGGACCTGGTTTTGCAAAAGATTCCAATGATACCACAGATATTAAGATCCAGAATATATGCTCTGATATGTCGTCGTTGAGCATTGATAGACATAAAAAATCACAGCGCAGCTACATTGAGCAATGTAGGGAGCCCTTGCCATCTGAAATGACTGGGGAATCTGTGGTTTCTGCAGATGAGATTTGTATCTCaaaagaaaaatctgatttgagaTTTGATGCGCATACTAAAGTTATACAAGTTGCTACTCCTGAAATGGAGGATGATTTGCTATCCTTTAATGAACAGAGACATAGGGATCCGGAAGTAATTATCGAGAAAGTCTATTCGCCAAATCTTTCCCTCTCTTTACGCTCTCCAGCGCAGCCTAGTGGTTATTCTCCTCAGCTGACTAATGGTGGTGGACCTGTCAAGAAGGCCAATATGCAGTTATACAGGAGAACTTATTCAGTATCTCAGGCGTCTACTATTGAATCATCGACTAATGGATACCTGGGCAATCTATCAAATTGTGTGGCTGATTTGCGAACTATCAATGGAAGTTATTATCCGTTGCCTAACGAGGGTAAGAGGATGCATGTGGAAAAGTTTGAAGGTGAAGCTCCTAGCGAGATCTATAGTACTAAGGTTGATAATGGAGAGAGCAGTATAATATCTAATATTTTGTCTCTGGATTTTGATCCTTGGAATGCGTCATTAACTTCCCCTCAGAACCTTGCTAAGTTGTTGGGAGAAACTGATAACCAACAAGGGTCTCTTAGAGTGTCAAGCTCAAGAAAATTAACGAGTAACCAATCGAGGTTCTCTTTTGCAAGAGAAGAAGAACCTGCCAGCCCATCAGCTGATTGTCAACCGTCTCTAAGTTACATTGAACAAAATTTTAGTCATTTTGCTCATGGTCATGATTTTTCTAATAGCAGAAGTTATCAACTTGAAAATATTGGTACTCGTAATGGTTTCTCTGTCGCGAATAATGAGGAATCAGTTGGTTATGGCAACAGCTTTTCTCATCTCTCTTCTAACAAGCTATCAG TGTCCAGACCTCAGATGTCAGCGCCTCCAGGGTTTTCAGCACCAAACAGAGCACCACCCCCGGGATTTACTTCTCATTATGAGAGAATGGAACATAATTTTGACTCTCTCCATG GGAGTCACTTGCTTGATACATCCTCGTTGCACAATCAATATCAGGCTCCGCCAGTTGGAAATGTGAGTAATGGGGACATTGAGTTTATGGATCCTGCAATTCTGGCAGTTGGTAAAGGGAGGATTCCTAGTGGCTTTGATCTCTCAAGCTTGGACATGTCTTCAGGTTTTTCTCCACAGTTAAGCACTTTAGAAAATGAGAGAAGGCTTCAATTACTGATGCAAAGATCTCTAACTCCGCAACAGAACAAGAGGTTTGCTGATATGGGGGACAATTTTTCTCCATACAGTGATGCATATGGAATTTCTTCCAGGGTTGTGGAGCAAACTCTGGCCAGCAATCAATTCCCATTTGATGGAATTTCTCCCAGGGTTATGGAGAAAACTATGCCCAGCAATCAATCATCATTTGATGGAATTTCTTCCAGGGTTCTGGAGCAAGCTCTGTCCAACAATCAACCTCCTTTTTCACAGCTGAGTCATCCCCAGACCATGAACTCTGTCATGTCAAATGGTCACTGGGATGGCTGGAATGGGGTTCAGAGTGGAAATAATTCGGGTGTAGCGGAACTCCTCCGAACCGAAAATGTGGGCCTTAACAAGTTCTTTACTGGATATGAGGACCCAAAGTTCCATATGCCCAATTCTGGCACTTTGTATAATAGAACATTTGGGATGTAA
- the LOC104240339 gene encoding uncharacterized protein isoform X1: MSDQGDKACPLCAEEMDLTDQQLKPCKCGYEICVWCWHHIMDMAEKDNTDGRCPACRTPYNKEKIVGMAAKCDKVVAEMSTEKRLSSRKGKSKTADSRKQLSNVRVVQRNLVYVMGLPLSLADEDLLQQKEYFSKYGKVLKVSMSRTAAGAIQQFANNTCSVYITYSKEEEAILCIQSVHGFVLDGRPLRACFGTTKYCHAWLRNVPCINPDCLYLHEIGSQEDSFTKDEVISAYTRSRVQQIAGAINSTQQRSGSMLPSPAEEYCSHSSAASGKPISKNAATNSVPNVRGSPPNSSSGRSAALPAGALWGTRASNNQRPPASVPCYNGPLNKKPETCNPAAFSTAVGSTSQVSLLPAHAGKEAVHTLENGTTEEKGNIETLEPVKQYAGADPRTYTSENLSLLVPPASSSINTQLHNVPSLKDKHKHIMPNSTTKAFDISVMSNGPGFAKDSNDTTDIKIQNICSDMSSLSIDRHKKSQRSYIEQCREPLPSEMTGESVVSADEICISKEKSDLRFDAHTKVIQVATPEMEDDLLSFNEQRHRDPEVIIEKVYSPNLSLSLRSPAQPSGYSPQLTNGGGPVKKANMQLYRRTYSVSQASTIESSTNGYLGNLSNCVADLRTINGSYYPLPNEGKRMHVEKFEGEAPSEIYSTKVDNGESSIISNILSLDFDPWNASLTSPQNLAKLLGETDNQQGSLRVSSSRKLTSNQSRFSFAREEEPASPSADCQPSLSYIEQNFSHFAHGHDFSNSRSYQLENIGTRNGFSVANNEESVGYGNSFSHLSSNKLSVSRPQMSAPPGFSAPNRAPPPGFTSHYERMEHNFDSLHGSHLLDTSSLHNQYQAPPVGNVSNGDIEFMDPAILAVGKGRIPSGFDLSSLDMSSGFSPQLSTLENERRLQLLMQRSLTPQQNKRFADMGDNFSPYSDAYGISSRVVEQTLASNQFPFDGISPRVMEKTMPSNQSSFDGISSRVLEQALSNNQPPFSQLSHPQTMNSVMSNGHWDGWNGVQSGNNSGVAELLRTENVGLNKFFTGYEDPKFHMPNSGTLYNRTFGM, from the exons ATGAGCGACCAGGGAGATAAGGCATGTCCTCTCTGTGCTGAGGAGATGGACTTGACAGATCAGCAGTTGAAGCCTTGCAAGTGCGGATATGAG ATATGTGTCTGGTGCTGGCATCACATTATGGATATGGCTGAGAAGGATAATACAGATGGGCGGTGTCCAGCATGTCGCACTCCTTATAACAAGGAAAAGATTGTTGGCATGGCAGCTAAATGTGATAA GGTAGTGGCTGAGATGAGCACTGAAAAAAGATTGTCGTCTCGCAAGGGAAAAAGTAAAACAGCAGATTCTAGGAAGCAACTCAGCAATGTGCGAGTCGTTCAAAGAAATCTTGTTTATGTTATGGGGTTGCCTCTCAGTCTAGCTGATGAAGAT CTTCTACAGCAGAAAGAGTATTTTTCGAAGTATGGGAAGGTTCTGAAGGTGTCTATGTCTCGTACAGCTGCTGGTGCTATTCAACAATTTGCAAATAATACTTGTAGTGT ATATATTACCTATTCAAAGGAGGAGGAAGCAATTCTGTGTATTCAGTCTGTACATGGGTTTGTTTTAGATGGTAGGCCTCTAAG AGCTTGCTTTGGAACCACAAAATACTGTCACGCTTGGTTGAGAAATGTG CCCTGTATCAATCCTGATTGTTTATACTTGCACGAGATTGGGTCACAAGAGGATAGCTTTACTAAAGACGAAGTCATATCTGCTTACACAAG GAGTAGAGTTCAACAAATTGCTGGGGCCATTAATAGTACGCAACAGCGATCAGGGAGTATGTtaccatccccagcagaggaGTACTGCAGTCACAGCTCTGCTGCTTCAGGGAAACCTATTAGTAAAAATGCTGCTACT AATTCAGTACCCAATGTTAGAGGCTCACCACCAAATAGTAGCTCTGGTAGATCCGCTGCTCTTCCTGCTGGAGCTTTATG GGGAACACGTGCATCAAATAATCAGCGGCCACCTGCCAGTGTACCATGTTATAATGGACCTCTTAATAAGAAGCCGGAGACATGTAATCCAGCAGCGTTTTCTACAGCTGTTGGAAGCACAAGTCAGGTTTCTTTACTGCCTGCTCATGCAGGAAAAGAAGCAGTTCATACTTTAGAAAATGGAACTACTGAAGAGAAAGGGAACATAGAGACTTTAGAACCTGTTAAGCAGTACGCAGGAGCAGATCCTCGAACCTATACTTCTGAGAACCTCTCTCTTCTGGTACCTCCTGCTTCGTCATCTATAAACACTCAGTTACATAATGTTCCGTCATTAAAGGACAAACATAAACATATAATGCCAAACAGTACCACAAAAGCCTTTGATATTTCTGTAATGTCTAATGGACCTGGTTTTGCAAAAGATTCCAATGATACCACAGATATTAAGATCCAGAATATATGCTCTGATATGTCGTCGTTGAGCATTGATAGACATAAAAAATCACAGCGCAGCTACATTGAGCAATGTAGGGAGCCCTTGCCATCTGAAATGACTGGGGAATCTGTGGTTTCTGCAGATGAGATTTGTATCTCaaaagaaaaatctgatttgagaTTTGATGCGCATACTAAAGTTATACAAGTTGCTACTCCTGAAATGGAGGATGATTTGCTATCCTTTAATGAACAGAGACATAGGGATCCGGAAGTAATTATCGAGAAAGTCTATTCGCCAAATCTTTCCCTCTCTTTACGCTCTCCAGCGCAGCCTAGTGGTTATTCTCCTCAGCTGACTAATGGTGGTGGACCTGTCAAGAAGGCCAATATGCAGTTATACAGGAGAACTTATTCAGTATCTCAGGCGTCTACTATTGAATCATCGACTAATGGATACCTGGGCAATCTATCAAATTGTGTGGCTGATTTGCGAACTATCAATGGAAGTTATTATCCGTTGCCTAACGAGGGTAAGAGGATGCATGTGGAAAAGTTTGAAGGTGAAGCTCCTAGCGAGATCTATAGTACTAAGGTTGATAATGGAGAGAGCAGTATAATATCTAATATTTTGTCTCTGGATTTTGATCCTTGGAATGCGTCATTAACTTCCCCTCAGAACCTTGCTAAGTTGTTGGGAGAAACTGATAACCAACAAGGGTCTCTTAGAGTGTCAAGCTCAAGAAAATTAACGAGTAACCAATCGAGGTTCTCTTTTGCAAGAGAAGAAGAACCTGCCAGCCCATCAGCTGATTGTCAACCGTCTCTAAGTTACATTGAACAAAATTTTAGTCATTTTGCTCATGGTCATGATTTTTCTAATAGCAGAAGTTATCAACTTGAAAATATTGGTACTCGTAATGGTTTCTCTGTCGCGAATAATGAGGAATCAGTTGGTTATGGCAACAGCTTTTCTCATCTCTCTTCTAACAAGCTATCAG TGTCCAGACCTCAGATGTCAGCGCCTCCAGGGTTTTCAGCACCAAACAGAGCACCACCCCCGGGATTTACTTCTCATTATGAGAGAATGGAACATAATTTTGACTCTCTCCATG GGAGTCACTTGCTTGATACATCCTCGTTGCACAATCAATATCAGGCTCCGCCAGTTGGAAATGTGAGTAATGGGGACATTGAGTTTATGGATCCTGCAATTCTGGCAGTTGGTAAAGGGAGGATTCCTAGTGGCTTTGATCTCTCAAGCTTGGACATGTCTTCAGGTTTTTCTCCACAGTTAAGCACTTTAGAAAATGAGAGAAGGCTTCAATTACTGATGCAAAGATCTCTAACTCCGCAACAGAACAAGAGGTTTGCTGATATGGGGGACAATTTTTCTCCATACAGTGATGCATATGGAATTTCTTCCAGGGTTGTGGAGCAAACTCTGGCCAGCAATCAATTCCCATTTGATGGAATTTCTCCCAGGGTTATGGAGAAAACTATGCCCAGCAATCAATCATCATTTGATGGAATTTCTTCCAGGGTTCTGGAGCAAGCTCTGTCCAACAATCAACCTCCTTTTTCACAGCTGAGTCATCCCCAGACCATGAACTCTGTCATGTCAAATGGTCACTGGGATGGCTGGAATGGGGTTCAGAGTGGAAATAATTCGGGTGTAGCGGAACTCCTCCGAACCGAAAATGTGGGCCTTAACAAGTTCTTTACTGGATATGAGGACCCAAAGTTCCATATGCCCAATTCTGGCACTTTGTATAATAGAACATTTGGGATGTAA
- the LOC104240339 gene encoding uncharacterized protein isoform X3: MCCLLVQPCINPDCLYLHEIGSQEDSFTKDEVISAYTRSRVQQIAGAINSTQQRSGSMLPSPAEEYCSHSSAASGKPISKNAATNSVPNVRGSPPNSSSGRSAALPAGALWGTRASNNQRPPASVPCYNGPLNKKPETCNPAAFSTAVGSTSQVSLLPAHAGKEAVHTLENGTTEEKGNIETLEPVKQYAGADPRTYTSENLSLLVPPASSSINTQLHNVPSLKDKHKHIMPNSTTKAFDISVMSNGPGFAKDSNDTTDIKIQNICSDMSSLSIDRHKKSQRSYIEQCREPLPSEMTGESVVSADEICISKEKSDLRFDAHTKVIQVATPEMEDDLLSFNEQRHRDPEVIIEKVYSPNLSLSLRSPAQPSGYSPQLTNGGGPVKKANMQLYRRTYSVSQASTIESSTNGYLGNLSNCVADLRTINGSYYPLPNEGKRMHVEKFEGEAPSEIYSTKVDNGESSIISNILSLDFDPWNASLTSPQNLAKLLGETDNQQGSLRVSSSRKLTSNQSRFSFAREEEPASPSADCQPSLSYIEQNFSHFAHGHDFSNSRSYQLENIGTRNGFSVANNEESVGYGNSFSHLSSNKLSVSRPQMSAPPGFSAPNRAPPPGFTSHYERMEHNFDSLHGSHLLDTSSLHNQYQAPPVGNVSNGDIEFMDPAILAVGKGRIPSGFDLSSLDMSSGFSPQLSTLENERRLQLLMQRSLTPQQNKRFADMGDNFSPYSDAYGISSRVVEQTLASNQFPFDGISPRVMEKTMPSNQSSFDGISSRVLEQALSNNQPPFSQLSHPQTMNSVMSNGHWDGWNGVQSGNNSGVAELLRTENVGLNKFFTGYEDPKFHMPNSGTLYNRTFGM, from the exons ATGTG TTGTCTCTTGGTTCAGCCCTGTATCAATCCTGATTGTTTATACTTGCACGAGATTGGGTCACAAGAGGATAGCTTTACTAAAGACGAAGTCATATCTGCTTACACAAG GAGTAGAGTTCAACAAATTGCTGGGGCCATTAATAGTACGCAACAGCGATCAGGGAGTATGTtaccatccccagcagaggaGTACTGCAGTCACAGCTCTGCTGCTTCAGGGAAACCTATTAGTAAAAATGCTGCTACT AATTCAGTACCCAATGTTAGAGGCTCACCACCAAATAGTAGCTCTGGTAGATCCGCTGCTCTTCCTGCTGGAGCTTTATG GGGAACACGTGCATCAAATAATCAGCGGCCACCTGCCAGTGTACCATGTTATAATGGACCTCTTAATAAGAAGCCGGAGACATGTAATCCAGCAGCGTTTTCTACAGCTGTTGGAAGCACAAGTCAGGTTTCTTTACTGCCTGCTCATGCAGGAAAAGAAGCAGTTCATACTTTAGAAAATGGAACTACTGAAGAGAAAGGGAACATAGAGACTTTAGAACCTGTTAAGCAGTACGCAGGAGCAGATCCTCGAACCTATACTTCTGAGAACCTCTCTCTTCTGGTACCTCCTGCTTCGTCATCTATAAACACTCAGTTACATAATGTTCCGTCATTAAAGGACAAACATAAACATATAATGCCAAACAGTACCACAAAAGCCTTTGATATTTCTGTAATGTCTAATGGACCTGGTTTTGCAAAAGATTCCAATGATACCACAGATATTAAGATCCAGAATATATGCTCTGATATGTCGTCGTTGAGCATTGATAGACATAAAAAATCACAGCGCAGCTACATTGAGCAATGTAGGGAGCCCTTGCCATCTGAAATGACTGGGGAATCTGTGGTTTCTGCAGATGAGATTTGTATCTCaaaagaaaaatctgatttgagaTTTGATGCGCATACTAAAGTTATACAAGTTGCTACTCCTGAAATGGAGGATGATTTGCTATCCTTTAATGAACAGAGACATAGGGATCCGGAAGTAATTATCGAGAAAGTCTATTCGCCAAATCTTTCCCTCTCTTTACGCTCTCCAGCGCAGCCTAGTGGTTATTCTCCTCAGCTGACTAATGGTGGTGGACCTGTCAAGAAGGCCAATATGCAGTTATACAGGAGAACTTATTCAGTATCTCAGGCGTCTACTATTGAATCATCGACTAATGGATACCTGGGCAATCTATCAAATTGTGTGGCTGATTTGCGAACTATCAATGGAAGTTATTATCCGTTGCCTAACGAGGGTAAGAGGATGCATGTGGAAAAGTTTGAAGGTGAAGCTCCTAGCGAGATCTATAGTACTAAGGTTGATAATGGAGAGAGCAGTATAATATCTAATATTTTGTCTCTGGATTTTGATCCTTGGAATGCGTCATTAACTTCCCCTCAGAACCTTGCTAAGTTGTTGGGAGAAACTGATAACCAACAAGGGTCTCTTAGAGTGTCAAGCTCAAGAAAATTAACGAGTAACCAATCGAGGTTCTCTTTTGCAAGAGAAGAAGAACCTGCCAGCCCATCAGCTGATTGTCAACCGTCTCTAAGTTACATTGAACAAAATTTTAGTCATTTTGCTCATGGTCATGATTTTTCTAATAGCAGAAGTTATCAACTTGAAAATATTGGTACTCGTAATGGTTTCTCTGTCGCGAATAATGAGGAATCAGTTGGTTATGGCAACAGCTTTTCTCATCTCTCTTCTAACAAGCTATCAG TGTCCAGACCTCAGATGTCAGCGCCTCCAGGGTTTTCAGCACCAAACAGAGCACCACCCCCGGGATTTACTTCTCATTATGAGAGAATGGAACATAATTTTGACTCTCTCCATG GGAGTCACTTGCTTGATACATCCTCGTTGCACAATCAATATCAGGCTCCGCCAGTTGGAAATGTGAGTAATGGGGACATTGAGTTTATGGATCCTGCAATTCTGGCAGTTGGTAAAGGGAGGATTCCTAGTGGCTTTGATCTCTCAAGCTTGGACATGTCTTCAGGTTTTTCTCCACAGTTAAGCACTTTAGAAAATGAGAGAAGGCTTCAATTACTGATGCAAAGATCTCTAACTCCGCAACAGAACAAGAGGTTTGCTGATATGGGGGACAATTTTTCTCCATACAGTGATGCATATGGAATTTCTTCCAGGGTTGTGGAGCAAACTCTGGCCAGCAATCAATTCCCATTTGATGGAATTTCTCCCAGGGTTATGGAGAAAACTATGCCCAGCAATCAATCATCATTTGATGGAATTTCTTCCAGGGTTCTGGAGCAAGCTCTGTCCAACAATCAACCTCCTTTTTCACAGCTGAGTCATCCCCAGACCATGAACTCTGTCATGTCAAATGGTCACTGGGATGGCTGGAATGGGGTTCAGAGTGGAAATAATTCGGGTGTAGCGGAACTCCTCCGAACCGAAAATGTGGGCCTTAACAAGTTCTTTACTGGATATGAGGACCCAAAGTTCCATATGCCCAATTCTGGCACTTTGTATAATAGAACATTTGGGATGTAA